GGTGGAACTGGTAGACCCCCTGGGCATACCAGCCCGACTGGCGGGCCCGGTAGGTGTCGGCGATGCCGCCGGGGGGGCAGAGGCCGCCGTCGGCGCTGTTGTCCTCGCATGTCAGGTCGCCGTCCTCGCTGCGCCGAACATACTCCGCCTGAAACTTGAAGTTCTCGTACTTGGGATTGCCGCCGGGGGCCCATTTCCAGACGAAGTCGGCAATCCAGTACTTGCTGCGGCCGGAAAACAGGCTTTCGGCCTCCACACCGTTGTCGTCCATCCAGTGGCCCTCGCGGCCGTCGGCCTTGGCCCGCAGCCAGGACAGGCCGGCGCGCCAGGAATGGCTGTCACCCAGGTCGTCGCCCAGGTGGGCATAGACGGCATGGCTGCCCAGGCCGTTGCGATCGCTCCAATCCGCCCCCTGGCCGGCCTCCAGGCCGATCTCCAGGAACAGGGGCGTGGGCGCCACCCACTTCAACTGCAGGCCATCCTGGCCGTAGTGCTCCCCCAGCATGGCGGCGTAGGCCAGGTTCTGGTTGGCGAAATCCCAGACATGGGGATGCTGCTCGTTGATGTAGCCGATGCCCGACAGATAGCGGCCGGCCTTGAGGGTGAAGCCGTTGCCCAGGGCCGTGGTCCGCACCCAGGCCTCCTCCGCCTCCACTTCACCATCGGCGAAGGCGAAGTTGGCGTAGCCCTGGAAATACGGATCGATGCCGGCGGAGAGGATCAACTCGGTCTCGTCCACGGAAAAGCCCTTGGCATTGCCGTGGGCGTGGCCGGCAGGCAGGAAGCCGGTGATATGGCCCTCCCCCCTGGCGTGGTGGTAGCGGCCTTGCAGGACCAGGGAAACCCCCGGGTTCATGCTGGCGGCGGCGGCTTCTGCCGCTGGGGCGGCCAGGGAAGCGACAGGGGCCGCTTCCTGCTTGGCCAGGCGGGCCTCCATCTCCTTCAGGCGAGCCTCATAGGCGGTCTGGATGTCCTTCAGCTTGGCGTCGAACTCGGCGCGCAAGGCGGCCAGGTCCGCGTCGGTGGCGGCCAGGACGGGCAGGGGCGAAACAGGCAGGGCGGCCGCCAGGGCGACGGCCAGGAGTCTGGGCTTGAACATGGTGAATCCTCGAATAAAAACAACAACAATCCGCGCGGGGCGCGGTCATGGCGAGGGAATTACCAGCTCAGAGGGGAGGTGCGCGGCTGAGGTAAAGGGGCCGGAAGGAAAGAAATGTGGCTACGGGCGCATCGGCCTGGAAATGGAAAACCGCGGCCGGAGGCACCCAGGCCTCGGGTGTGCTGGCCACACCGGCCCCCAGGGGAGCATAGGCCATGCAGAGTTCGCAAGCCAGCTTGTGCTCCAGGCCCTCGTCTTCCTGCTCGAAGCCATGGCTGATGCCATGGGCCAGGGCCCCGGACTGGGCCAGCAGGAACAGGAAAAGGAGAACGAGCCGTCGAAACATGGCGTGCATATTAGAGCCTATTTCATCAGGCTCTTACACACGGGGCGTCAGGCCGTCGGCCAGGGACAGGTGATAGGCCCGCCAGCCGGGCAGCAGGCTGGCCAGGGTACCCACCAGCACCACCCAGCCCAGCAGTGCCAATTCCTCACCGC
This genomic interval from Thiobacillus sp. contains the following:
- a CDS encoding TonB-dependent receptor, which produces MFKPRLLAVALAAALPVSPLPVLAATDADLAALRAEFDAKLKDIQTAYEARLKEMEARLAKQEAAPVASLAAPAAEAAAASMNPGVSLVLQGRYHHARGEGHITGFLPAGHAHGNAKGFSVDETELILSAGIDPYFQGYANFAFADGEVEAEEAWVRTTALGNGFTLKAGRYLSGIGYINEQHPHVWDFANQNLAYAAMLGEHYGQDGLQLKWVAPTPLFLEIGLEAGQGADWSDRNGLGSHAVYAHLGDDLGDSHSWRAGLSWLRAKADGREGHWMDDNGVEAESLFSGRSKYWIADFVWKWAPGGNPKYENFKFQAEYVRRSEDGDLTCEDNSADGGLCPPGGIADTYRARQSGWYAQGVYQFHPEWRVGYRYDRLSEGSVNFGGGFAGVLSQPGFTPQRHSLMVDYNPSEFSRLRLQFARDKAEQGLTDNQFTLQYLHSLGPHGAHKF